One Hylaeus volcanicus isolate JK05 chromosome 8, UHH_iyHylVolc1.0_haploid, whole genome shotgun sequence genomic window, tgaaaatattaaggtaataatataaacaaatatcggtttttgatttttccaacATCGTTCCACTACTTCCAAAAAtccgaaaaaaattatagattaatAATCGTAACAAAACGCTaacagtgtaaaaatataaacgtcgtcatttcataatttccattaagaagaattatttttaaacttctcTATATAGACACTGCCAGACAAAACAGCCGAGTTTaaatcgcgaaagaaactttcgaggCAACTTAATACATTgaatttcatgaatatctgAAAACTATCTTTAGTTTCAGCCTGTGTTAGAGGATTCTGCCTTACTTGTGCGTTGCAGAATAAATTGCTGCGACGATGTTACAGTgtggaattttcaataaatttcgcgGGGAAAAATCGCGTCGAAATTTAAAGTGTAAGCAATGCCACAGGATCAATTCGCTCGCATTTCAGTCTCATTCTGCGTGATTTTTCTGTAACAATTGGACGAGGTTTGGTAGATGGAAAAACGCTGGGATAAGGACGGGAGAGGGGAAAGGGAAAATAGTCGAACGGGTTGGGATTCCAATTAGGATTCCGCAGCGTGTAATAAAAATGCCGTCGGGCTTTATTGCGATTCGACCACGGGCGCGGCAAAAATAAAGcgagaaaagtaaaaataaaaaaacgaatcTCCCGTTTCGTTTAGTCTTCGTTCACTCCTGTCACTTTTACCCTTTGACATCGGTGCCTATACTCTGTAcgatatgaatattatattggGGTGACGATCTTTAGcagtttaatattattctgctTTTAAAACTTGGGAGCAAAAGTTTTAGTCGTCTTAGATTTATCTCGTCTTAGATTTAATCTCGTCTCGCCCGCATCACtatctatgtctattgaagaaatttgtctaaattaggTGATAGGCTTGATggttgcaaataaatttttcgttataaatacgtacatgtGTAAAGTTCATCTATGTgcatattcataatgaaacatttatttgaaaacatcaaatgtcaCATGTAATATAACAATAGTACATTAGTATAACATTATCATATTAcgttatttctaataaataactttttattaaactacGACTTTGTTAGATAAACTGTTTGCTAcgtgtttatttatatcacatttttaagaaatatactGTTGACGAGATGAAATGATTCTCAGTTATTATTCAGTTTATTAGTTTTTGTACCGTATCATGAAGCATGTTCTTTTTTATACTTAAGTAAACTTTATTGTATATCCatgtattaaatgaattattatcgTAGAGAACGCTAACAGacattgttaattaaatatcttaagTTATGCTTGTATTagatacataaaatatgtagCAATACAatgtcaaattatttatttaattttgaaatatctttaaaCCTGTTTCTTTTAGAAACACAAAAAGTAGGCACACAATGCACCAAgtattatcataatatttttacttttgaagATGGCCAAAAAATCGAATTcaaagataaacaaaaatttgctTGTACTAGACTGAGGTTTCCTATTTATTAGTTTTACTCGCAAACCATTTCTCAATTATGTACTTACCAACGTAACGTACAATTTAAGAACAAATATTGATTATTTACCGACTAACGAGgcttcgaatatttattatgctaGCAATTAATGAACGCAGCGTACCGAGAATGATTTGTCCAACGGTAGTTCGATGAGAGTGATTGGAAATTTTGAGTCGATGCAACGTCGATCGTCGATGCTCGTGTCCATGCTGTAACGAAACGCAACTGCGATAATTTCGCAACCGATGCAATTAGAATTACTATCCTTGCCGCGAGACGAAGCTTTTAAGCTCGTGGATATGGTATATTAAGCGCCCGGAATGTAATCTCCTCATTAAATTCTCAGCGAAAATTTTATCCGATTATTCGAAACTACAAGTGTCTGTTTcgttaatcaatttttgactATGTTCGTTAAATTTGAAGGTAGATGATTTAACGGGCATACAAAAGTAACTTTTGGggattaaaatgtttaattacgaTAGGCAAATTACTGCTCGTGcatttaatagtaattttcCGCCGTGATTTTTGcacttaacaaattttatgtacGTACTTGCGAGAGTTAAATTCTCCACACGTTTCTGGAGACTTTAACGATTTAACGATGCTCGTAACAGTCATGATTTATGTTGGCGTTGAAGTCccttgaaataaaagtatgattTTTGTCGAAACTGGGAATAAACACTGTTTaacgcgaaattaaaaattctttttcttcctcggCTTGGAAAATAGTGTTCCCCtttgtttcttgttaattaaGACACAGTATAATTAGTTTAATCATCCtcgttataatataattatggaTAAAGACTTTAagcttgtaaaattttaatgttcaagctgtaagaatttttattaaaagtaattccGATTTGTTTGAAGTCTGATATTTATTTGCAAGTTAATggtagaataaattatttcaatagtgTTTTCGACTATTTCTTATCAGTTATTATTAGTTGCAAgaggtataaaataatacttaaaataGCAAGATGAAAAGCATCGTTAGCTGGCAGTTACTCGTTtgcaattgaatatttataatcgaTAATGGATTTTCGGctttttgatttttacgtATCTGTAAAAAAGTTCATTCGGCCTTCGCAGTCAACAAGTTAcaacgatttatattttaaaatcgaaTTGAATTTCGGGAAAAGGGACTTTTAAGTattcgattttcatttttgaaactaaacgtcgaacgaataaactgtaaatatcataaaattttgttttgtcatTCATTAATCaatctaatttaatttctatttaacatTCTAATTTTTCTATGAACGCTTTCTAACGTATTCGATTGGTTTAAGTAATAATAGTAGTAGAAAACACTTCCGTGCCATTGGAAGTATTTAACAACGTAACTTCAATCGAGGCAATGATCTACAGTAAGATTCGTTATAACGAGACATAATCaagtgaaatgaagaaaattcgAAGTCAATTtactcgaaaacaaagcctcgcatgaagaatttttattctatattttcgagttattttttcatgtataatCACTCCCTTTTCGCTTGCACCACCAGTTACCGAACATCTTGTATATACATTGGCTTTCTATGGTCAACCAAGCTATTTGAGCCTACTTCTCGATGGCATATAAGCGGTATACGCTCTTCGCAATCAACAGGTTAATAATATTACGTAATATTCCAAGAGAGACTTCTGTACGGCATCGATAACGTGCTAATGTTTTAGCACCCACGGAAGCATGTGGAAAGTTGTAAATTGATCCGTGAGGAAATTATGCGGCTCGATTGAAAGTGGAAATCGATATCTGCCGTGGACAGAATTGTGGCGGAACGATTGCGGTGTAACCAGCCGTCCCGGGTGCAATTCGCCGGTGAATTTTGCATTCATAAACATAGGATCGACTGAATCGGTCCAATTAACTGAGAGAGGATCCCTGTCGAGGATTTTTCCGCGATTCTCCGTTCTCCCCACAAGCCATGCTGATTTGTATGACACGATTGAACCGACTACATGTATTCTTCGCGAATGTTCCGTTCTGTATTAAATCGACCCTTTCTTTCATAACATTTGCTATGTGAAAGTTCGCTCGTCTCTGAATGATTATATTGCTACGTAACAAGCCCACATTCTGGcagtttaaaaacaatttctgtcGTTGGCGATAATGAATTCTAGCAAATACCTTTTAAAATTAGGTACTAGgtggcaaatatttattatttaatcatttcttcaaataatttgCTGTTTTGTTTCGTGCCATTCTCGCGACTGCGCGCAACCCCCTTTAACCCATTTTCACCTGTATTTAGACCAGGCCTGGCCAACTCAAATAGGCCGCACTTTAGGTAAACATAtaggttaaaaaaataacattaacgttatgttaaaaatataatacatgtacaaaATACCGCTCGATGTCATTGTTCCACTCTCCTCTGTTACTAAGAGCAAAAATGTGGGGAtcgtttctttattcatttattacatgactgtattcaaattacaaatgaacgttacCGATGGTTGCCTGTTGAAACCGATTcattaacgctctttcgaacgGTGTGCTTAGTTTTAgatttgcactgtaatttggcggagttatggccgtttaaagagtgtcgaGTCGCAAacgcataaaaaatattaaaagtgaaaattctcgagaataaggcgacgcaaagaaaatgtccaagagtaattttttgttggaaatttgttgtagaatcgACagcctgcgtatgtccgaacttatacgtagacaccctgtagaacTGGAGTTCGTATTATAGCAATGGCGcatgcaaattttcatttattcgatatttttttatacatatacaacgAGAAACAGAAGTTTCGATAGAAACTCAAAATCACCAGGCGAGCTGCGTGTCGGCCAAGACTGATTTAGACTCTAACCCGTTTTTGGACCGCTTCCTCTacgtttatattaattactaagatcattattattaacaatgataCATTTTTACTACGAATTTGGTCCTTATTTGCACAGTCAAATCTCCGGAATCGTTGGGTAGCCATTTGGCCTCGTTACTGTCGGAAGCGGAGCACAGGGTCCAGGAACTTGGCGGAAGTACTTCCGGTAGCGCCGGGACCACCCTTTTAGAGCCACCGAGCAGCCATAGATCGAGTTTTTCGTCGCAGCACAACAATCTCACGGGATGCGGCGGTAGCACTGAAGACAAGCAACTGGCTTTGTGGGAAAGGAGAGCGAGAGCTCTCAGGAAAATGTTGCTCGGGTTTGATCAAGCGAGTGAGTATTCCGGAAGCATCGATATCTCAACGTCGAGATTCAACATAGTTCGGATGAATAAAGGTTGTACAGTCGAGTACCCGTTATAAGCCTGATCTAGGCCCTAGACTCTAGGGGACGTAGGAGGAATTTTGTTCAGAATTTCAGCGTCACCACTACCGCGCAGTTAGTTTTGTCGCCCGACTACCTCTCGTAAGCTTGTTCATTTTTTCCTTCATTTCAAAcgttatatttacaatttggtatcgattcaattatttgtCGCAAAGTATATACTGTAATCTTCctgtattattttgtgttcTTCTTTCTATcgttaattaaccctttgcactcgagaggtgattctcagtcaccattaggtttcacgcagcaaatctacaatacctaatgtttctttaagaatttttattaaagtaattcCAATTTGTTTGAAGTCTGATATTTATTTGCAAGTTAATggtagaataaattatttcaatagcGTTTTCGACTATTTCTTATCAGTTATTATTAGTTGCAAgaggtataaaataatacttgaaataGCAAGATGAAAAGCATCGTTAGCTGGCAGTTACTCGTTtgcaattgaatatttataatcggTAATGGATTTTCGGCTTTTTGATTTTCACGTataattacgtttaatttctttggggctcaaagtgtcgataaaatgattgtcggcgaggtaaaggtgacttTATTCTcgaatctagatagcttaggtAtcggtagataccagaaaaaaaggcctcgagtgcaaagggttaataataacagtaataatatattttatcttcgTGCATACTCATATAGATTACTTGGAATTTGCTTGCAACGTCTTCTCGTtaagttacattttatttaacaaatcaTAATTGCTTTCCTGTATGTACttagtttataattttgacaGTTTTAGCGCATTATACGGGGTAGCCTGGCACAAAACGTAAAAGAGTGATTAAGTGGGGGAAGTCGTTTCGACTCAGCAACTGCTGATTGAGGGGAAGAGGCTTATTAGGGCCAGGCTTATGACGGGCATTCGACCGTAATATCAtaatcaaaaaatgtttaggATAAATAAATCCTCATTCTCagttatcgaataaaaatttaaacagtcgAAGTTGATGTTTCAAGCAAAGTTGCCAGCCTGGTTCGAGGATCACTATAATTATAGTGTTCCACATAAATCTGTTTTGATATCGAGTGATTGTTGTCATCCTAAAATGGTCTATTAGACAGGAACACTTGACAATTGCAAAAAAGGCTAGCAAATGATTGCACCGTCAATTTTTTTCgtcgtttatttcatttctatatGTCActtactttgaaaattttttataaaataatataataatttagaaagttttgaaatatcCAAAACTAAGCTTCTAATTATCTTCCGACCGCCGTCAGAGCTCTCATCAGGTACATTCAAAAGTATTTAACCTGAATGTGTGTTAATCTTTTACTATAACTCCCGACAAACCTTCTATACtcttcataaatttataagaactttttatattaattcacgATACCACATAATGCCGAGTAAACTCACACAATCTTctcgtttaaccctttgagtgccaaggagcgatatatcgGTCCTCCATACGCTTGCGAAAAGGGCCAAGAACTCGTTGAAAAGTCAATTTCGCTTTACGAAAATAACACCAATATCAAAACGTTCGTGTTCAAATATTGGATGGTAGgtaaatttagtttattttgatatttaagaGTATTCACAGCATTACAGATATTAAGagcatatacatttttgtttacaatcatgcATCTTTACTTATaattgtctggcatttctcggatatgtataaatatttcctgtggcactcaaagggttaatacggtcatttaatttacgtttaattaacgTCCTCTTCTTGTCAGGACCACCAGACATACCGTTCCTGGTCGCAGTCGATGTTACGGGGACGAATTCTGTGACAGTGAGATTCCAGGAGCCAGATTCTCACGACTCGCCCATCTGCACGAAGTTCAAAGTCCAGTGGAGCGTCAAAGAGGACTTCTCCGTGATCTGCGGGGATAGAGAAGTTCTAGACATGAAGCAGAGGGAGTGCAGAATCGACGATCTGATCCAAGGACAGAAATACCACTTTCGAGCTGCTGCTGGAAATCTGAAGGGCTACAGCAGGTTCAGGAACTCGACACCTGCTCACGTCACACCCAGCAGTACGGTCATCTCTTATcgtagaatattattattagagtattattagaaaatattagatCTTTTGGTTATATTTGAATCGATAGAAGATTTATATGCTGAATAAAGTTAACAGAATTGATGATCGGAATAGAAGTCCATCATGAATGAAAATCAAActattagaataatatataaactgTGGTAATATAATCTAGATACTTAGATCTTCTTATTACTTttttcccctaaaatttaaataacagtCCTTAAGTCGTGCTCAATCTAACGTTACATTCTAAAGAAGACACGCCCTACATAGTTCAATTGTTTTTTGTCTGATTTGATCGTTTCTTACGTTTAACAAAGCAAACTGTTACGATTCTGTTACGAACAGAAATatctaattatttctttaattcttgAACTCTGACTTCAATCAAACCTCGATCTCCTGAGTCGATTATTGCGGcatgtatttttctatgtgTAATCCGAACGGTTGATCtaaaacgtttttttattaatattcatttagtaaaaaattatttgtcgaTAGCTTGATACAGAGATTGCACAAATTACTAACTAATGTACATCTTTATTCCTAAGAGATCGATATAATCATAAATTTGAACGAACTAAAActgtttctttgaattttatcatttatatttcaagaagAATTAAGTTTGGAGTTCGTAGCATCCATAGGCTAAGTAGTCGTGTCGAATTAAATTCACTGCTGGACCCCTGAAATTTGAAGTGTCCTTCAAATCATCGTTCCAGGTTGGAGGGACATCGATGGCAGGTTGCCAAGGTTTGCTGGCCGATTGGAGCAACTGAATACTCTGTTCACCGATATAAGGCGACCAGAGTACACTCAAGAAACACCAGCGGTGCAGAGGCGCAATCACAGGAAGAAAACTACGATAAAACAGCTGTTCACGGCTACGAGTAAATTCCAAAAGAATCTGAGGCGGGGCGTATTTCTTGCCTGTCTGCTCTATCACGAGGATAAGGTGCTCGTGACAAACGAGGATTTCCTACCGGTGATCGAAGTCGATGAGACTTACCCAAGCTGTATTTACAACGACTTCCATTGGCTCATGAAAGTGGCCTGCACTTGGGACGACGTCAAGACACTTCGTCAAGACATGGAGAAAAGTCATAGCAGCTCTACGAATCACTTCAGGATAAAGCTGCTGCAGGCTGCTGCACAAATGCAGGTTCGTCTTTTTATTGCGAAATAAACTTTCCATCGTTCAGATTTATCTTTCTACTATTCTTGAATAGCTCGTCCTACAACCTCGCGCGTCAATCGAATAATTCCCAAAACGATGTTGATTACAGGCAGCACTGTGCATACAAGACCTGGGGCAATTATACCATAAACCGGTCAGAGACATCCAAGGGACCCTAGTTTTCTCTACGGTGAATTACATTAAATCTCCAAAATTGATCTCGGTATTGAACAGCAGATGGTTGCCACTCAGTAAAGTCACGAAGAAGGTCATAACCCACGAGGACAGCAACGTGGCGGACATCTTAATAGCCAGCATACAAGAACAAATGACCTATCATCAAGTCAGCAGTATTAAACTGTCAAAGGGATTGTATCTTGGCTACCTGAAGATGCAGAGTAGCGTAGATCTCATCCAGGTTGTGGTACCCGCGAAAGCACCCAATGTCTTACCTCATTGCAAGATTCGTGACAATCCGCACGTTTCCGCGTAAGTGCCGTCTTATAAGACAATgagttttataattttatgtttatttaataatatagatTTTTACCGATTACTAAGATCCTTGTACTAATTGTACGCATTGGTAATTGCGCTAGTTGTTCGTTaaacttcaaataaattatttatgtattagaATATTATCCGGTCACGCATATTaaatgattataataaaaataaaaaattgtacttctatttatttacagtagaatctttacaaaattttgttgtaaactACATTCCTTGTAAAAATTCTAGTCTCTTTTGAAAGGTTTCTTTGCTGTCTTTCCTGAGTGATAAAATTCCtaacatatacagggtgtttcttaACTGcttatatctcgataacgaagtcACAGTTTCCAAGTTAAAAGGCGCTTACATATTAAGAAACActctatataataataattgtagataatattttctcaaattaatcAGTCTATACTTTCCGTCGAAACGCAAAGAGCGACTAACCAAAATCTCATTTAGATTGGAAAGAAGTAGTAGGAATAATAGGGACATATTTTACATGTCAAAAATACTGCTCGATGAGttgatttcttaaaattcatttgattgCAGCGAAGAGTGGGATTATCTGAAAAGGATAACTCGTATCCACGCATCGGACACTTCAGTGAAGGACTCTGAAGAAAAGGAGAACGTAACGAACGAGTCGCAAGGTACCGAGCAACAAAAGCTATTCGTGGATCTGGTCGCTGCCACCGCGAGACGATTGTTCAATTATATGGAAATCAATCCTGAAGATTCTCTGTGCCATCGACTCTACGACGCTGAAGTTATTGATCTGACCCACGACGTGTCCTTCGTGATCGCCGTACCTCCAGCAGAAACCGCCTGCTGCGTACCTGGGACCAGAGAAATCCTTCTACAGAGGGGCGATCTTCTGTCGTTACCTATCCAAGTATTCGAGATGGTACACTTAAACACGTACCAAAAAGACGTAATCAATAGATACTCGAGGTTAAGCTGCATCCTGGAACTGGATACAGCCCAAGCTCAACACAGCCACAGGGAAGCCTTCAGCTCTCTGGAGTTGAGCGTGGCGAAGGACAAGTTGGCCAGGTTACAGGATCTTCAGTCGCAAGTGAACACCGTCTGGAAAGGCGCTAGATGGCTAATAGACGTGATCACGTTCGCAAGGGACCGTGGATCTTCGCAGCAAACCGTAAGTTGAGTCCATCGGTTTTTAACCGTATATTTCCTATGCTCGTTGCTTGAATTTAAAGTACTTTGCGAATTATAATTACAGAGTGCGTCGCAGGCGGTTGGAATTTCAATGAAGCACTTGCTTAGTCTCGACAGGAACAAAAgcaacagtaacagtaacagtttGAAAAGGAGTTTGCTGCAGTTGCCGCCACGCGATCCGAAACTCGTCAAGTCCAGTCCAGGTCGAGGCAGTTGGCCGGGACCCAACGTGGCCAACTCCTCCTCGAATCTGCTCACGACAGAGTTCAGCAAAAGCGAGCAACAGTTGCCCAGCGGCCAGTACATTCGCAAAGGCAGCAACACCTCTAACGTGTCGACCGGCTCGGTGCCTCAAAAGTCCTCTGTACCGATAAGCAGCACCAGCAATCTTAGCAACGCGACGAGCGCCAGCAGTACAAACCATCTGGTACCGTTGCAGAACACGAGGCTACCACCCTCCAAGTCCGAGGACACTCTGATCTTagcaaaatataaacaaagtcCCCGAAATAGGTCAGCAACGATCACGTCTGCATCGGCCAGTAGCAGTCCATTGCTCAGCATGAAGCCCATCATTTACGGCGGATCGCTTTTAAGCGTCTCGACAGCCATGACGAACACGACGAGTTTGCTCAGCGTCAGTAACACCAATTCCGACAGTTTGCACTCCCTGAGCAGCGACGAATACTCGACACCCAACTCGACAGTCTGTTTAAAATCTGGCCACACCAAAGGGAAATCCTCCAAACCCACCGCTAGCGTCGCTGCAATGGCGACCGGAGCACTGGAGAACCAgatggaagaagaaaaagacgaAGCAACGATGATGCCAGCACCGCCGCCTGGCATACTTCAGGTAATTTCTGTCGATATTCTCAAACGTTAATCATAGCTGAATATTTAGGCTAGAAGTGATATATTAGGTGTATCTataaataatgtcgttttttgataccttacaaaattttactttttgaaGGAGTTAATACAGCCTTAATCTACAATACAATCTTTCATTCGGCAAACTTTCTATTCCTCTTTGTAAAATGCGGgtgattcaaaataaaatattcttcaagtGCAATATTAATAGTTGTCGTAGTAGGAAACCTTTCTGCTACTGAGAATATGTATCATAGGTCTGAAAAGTTGGCAATGCAACGGTGCAACATTAGGGAAATACGGTAGCTGAGGAAGTACTTTCTAACTCGATTCATTGTGAATGGCTCTTCAAGGTCTTGTCATCTTTATCATGCCGCAGAACAATACATTCTCAATTAATCAATCTTGGAGTTTTTTAAGTCAAAGTCATATTTAGTTCATAAAACTGAGTCGAATAATATTCAGTACTAATGATTTCATTAGGATTCGCAATCTCTATAACGAATAATTCCTGTAAAATCTCACCATATCGGTAATTACACTTTTTTTAGAGTGAAGACCTGGTTTTGAAATGGGCAAGGGTAGTTATCCTGGTCGACCAAACTGAATGGAACTgaacaaaagtaaaagaaattgataaaactAAACGAAACTCAACAgcaatttgttatattaaccATTGTTTTCTCATATATGGATTACTTTCTAGAATCCATTTATCTTTTCCCTACTCAACCTAGATAAAAGTGGACCGCAGATGATTACACATTCGCCTGAGCTAACCTACCCCATTTTTACCTTCCATTCTTGTAGGGTTTACCtaatctttttcaaaatttaaccATAAGCACagtaaatattagtatatcTAACTTggttatataaatagataacgatatttttaaaatttggaaaaaaacgACATTCCATTAGGTACCCTtaatataatgaattttttaacgaggcGAGACTAATAGAAACACAAGTTAGTGACTCCCAAGGTTGGTCTGTTGCATTGCATAGGTTGAAGATAATACAATGAAAcatatagtaattattttaagaggTATAAAGTGGGATTGAccaaaatttcgaattttctatttatgtacatCTTCGttgtcaaataaatatatcccATACCGATCTTGAGACTCATTGCGACGCAAACTGCCTCGATCGCTTTATATTGAATGAGAGTTCGTTCCATATTGCCCAAGCTTTCTTAGGGTAACGCATTTGTTTGAATTCTGACCGCAAAGCTTGTTATCTTCCAGAATGATCCGTTAagtttaaatatgtttttccTTATAGGGAACACAAGTCTAACCCGATTGTAGTTAAAAACAGCTCACTTGGTCTTCTAGTGCAGACCGATGTAGCAGACACACGAGTAAGCCGCTAAACCGCTACGTTTCAGCGCTTGTTCCGCTCAGATACGCTTTCCAAATCATGCTTTTCGTGTATCATCTAGGGCTGAGACTACATGTC contains:
- the LOC128881593 gene encoding uncharacterized protein LOC128881593 isoform X1, yielding MKFRKSSRSSPKMELLSRRSSNDRMSTLKRSRSFRASLKLMSKLRSRATLHLNTGFDLSPNATRDQRSGNRGSELPQVEESSSPVTSTENPNPSRDEKVAEDRNKSLNELESRGISKELKNKLCLTDRIMRKNRKDPEKPSKKTDGLSSAHVFRWRSDETGSCEKKNASTSQVSYENPTFCLDSSLDSSVSSFLFEAEDSDRESNEKEPKDESSLGKSCQEPGLTVVVDSQGLRDRKMEFRCVHSSEVFETETECNRNTSCSLIVGTKARSLSVNDVVLQDEERAASLHSFVYDESAFERPNVPAVELVLKGQKSAELVRRTSVCSSKSCRLRTVDNIASFWTNARGGSFRNKVSVGRKKSIKDSRDTESIVGQNRVLVTTTSGSKLYSLQGMEFLEGFGKKKQQPHQQTNNIASVHINPLSAQSLNIHLHALFAAVEHGHLDKARTILESTDVDVNSVNSDGLSALDVAVLSNNRPLAKMLVAFGAQEGNQFKSPESLGSHLASLLSEAEHRVQELGGSTSGSAGTTLLEPPSSHRSSFSSQHNNLTGCGGSTEDKQLALWERRARALRKMLLGFDQARPPDIPFLVAVDVTGTNSVTVRFQEPDSHDSPICTKFKVQWSVKEDFSVICGDREVLDMKQRECRIDDLIQGQKYHFRAAAGNLKGYSRFRNSTPAHVTPSSWRDIDGRLPRFAGRLEQLNTLFTDIRRPEYTQETPAVQRRNHRKKTTIKQLFTATSKFQKNLRRGVFLACLLYHEDKVLVTNEDFLPVIEVDETYPSCIYNDFHWLMKVACTWDDVKTLRQDMEKSHSSSTNHFRIKLLQAAAQMQAALCIQDLGQLYHKPVRDIQGTLVFSTVNYIKSPKLISVLNSRWLPLSKVTKKVITHEDSNVADILIASIQEQMTYHQVSSIKLSKGLYLGYLKMQSSVDLIQVVVPAKAPNVLPHCKIRDNPHVSAEEWDYLKRITRIHASDTSVKDSEEKENVTNESQGTEQQKLFVDLVAATARRLFNYMEINPEDSLCHRLYDAEVIDLTHDVSFVIAVPPAETACCVPGTREILLQRGDLLSLPIQVFEMVHLNTYQKDVINRYSRLSCILELDTAQAQHSHREAFSSLELSVAKDKLARLQDLQSQVNTVWKGARWLIDVITFARDRGSSQQTSASQAVGISMKHLLSLDRNKSNSNSNSLKRSLLQLPPRDPKLVKSSPGRGSWPGPNVANSSSNLLTTEFSKSEQQLPSGQYIRKGSNTSNVSTGSVPQKSSVPISSTSNLSNATSASSTNHLVPLQNTRLPPSKSEDTLILAKYKQSPRNRSATITSASASSSPLLSMKPIIYGGSLLSVSTAMTNTTSLLSVSNTNSDSLHSLSSDEYSTPNSTVCLKSGHTKGKSSKPTASVAAMATGALENQMEEEKDEATMMPAPPPGILQVYAAYETGLASGTSLKLHVTPRTTAREVVNLVVKQLNMAMVLKGQEGPIYTPDELPNFCLVAVIGARERCLRDDFKLLQLQNPWKKGRLYVRQKQDVLAALEHSSKHTAYL